A genome region from Microplitis demolitor isolate Queensland-Clemson2020A chromosome 1, iyMicDemo2.1a, whole genome shotgun sequence includes the following:
- the LOC103576467 gene encoding tigger transposable element-derived protein 4-like, producing MPISGPLVKAKAENFADELGLTSFKASEGWLGKFKQRHHINYGKISGEARSVDTNVTHDWINRVWSKFIEKYAPSDIFNADEAGIFYKLTPDKTLKFKGKKCVGGKLSKERITMLVAADMDGTEKNKLLIIGKSKNPRCFKNIKKLPVTYKANKSAWMTSQLFEEEVGKWDAELKGRKILLLVDNCPAHPFISNLQNIELAFLPPNTTSVLQPMDQSVIKSLKDHHRRKLLMELVESEGKTSVSMLHAVNFLSKAWEEVTPTTIQHSFRHAGLCTNSTSDEVKTEPEVESVDDLPLTEWIQQFNMAGNTVNLETYIAVDDRLLTTASLADEEISNSVRKTEDQEQGDEEDEMDEPEPPLSIEEALEAAKLLEKYFLYNQDASILLDMSKISKKIQQNYWCSKRRQTKITDYTQ from the coding sequence ATGCCTATCTCGGGGCCGCTCGTGAAAGCTAAGGCGGAGAATTTTGCTGATGAACTTGGTTTAACTTCTTTCAAAGCATCAGAAGGATGGCTCGGAAAATTCAAGCAGCGTCATCATATCAACTATGGTAAAATAAGTGGGGAAGCACGAAGTGTTGATACAAATGTGACTCATGATTGGATTAACAGAGTGTGGTCAAAATTCATAGAAAAATACGCCCCAAGTGACATTTTCAATGCTGATGAAGCAGGAATTTTCTATAAGTTGACTCCAGATAAAACTCTGAAATTTAAAGGGAAAAAGTGTGTGGGAGGAAAGCTTTCCAAGGAACGTATTACGATGCTTGTGGCTGCTGATATGGAtggcacagaaaaaaataagctaCTAATAATAGGCAAATCGAAAAATCCGCGCTGTTTTaagaacattaaaaaattgccAGTGACGTATAAAGCTAATAAATCAGCTTGGATGACCAGTCAACTTTTTGAAGAAGAAGTGGGAAAGTGGGATGCAGAATTAAAGGgacgaaaaattttacttcttGTTGACAACTGCCCGGCCCACCCGTTTATATCAAACCTTCAAAACATAGAGTTGGCATTTCTTCCTCCAAATACGACTAGTGTCTTACAGCCAATGGACCAGAGTGTAATTAAAAGCCTCAAGGATCACCACAGAAGGAAATTATTGATGGAGCTAGTCGAATCTGAGGGTAAAACTTCTGTTAGTATGCTGCatgcagtaaattttttatctaaagcCTGGGAAGAAGTGACACCCACAACTATACAGCACTCTTTTCGACATGCTGGACTTTGTACCAATTCTACGAGTGATGAGGTGAAAACAGAACCTGAGGTTGAAAGCGTCGACGACCTTCCATTAACCGAGTGGATTCAACAGTTCAACATGGCAGGAAATACGGTAAATCTTGAAACCTACATCGCAGTAGACGACCGCCTGCTTACAACGGCTTCACTCGCAGACGAAGAAATTTCGAATTCAGTGAGAAAAACTGAGGATCAAGAACAAGGCGATGAAGAAGATGAGATGGATGAGCCTGAGCCTCCGCTGAGCATTGAAGAAGCTCTGGAAGCAGctaaattattggaaaaatactTCCTTTATAATCAAGATGCCTCAATATTGCTAGATATgagtaaaataagtaaaaaaatacaacaaaatTACTGGTGCAGCAAAAGACGTCAGACAAAAATAACAGACTATACGCAATAG